The genomic DNA GACCGGCGAAATCTCGGAGCAGAACACGCATATGGCGGCCGAAAGCGGCGTCGCGTTCGTAGCGGCCGGGCATCATGCGACCGAGCGATTCGGCGTCCAGGCGCTCGGTTCGCACCTTTCGGAGGCATTCGATCTCGAGCACCTGTTTATCGATATTCATAATCCGGTCTAGTCGTGACAAAACTGGTCCAAAGCGGTCAAAAGGATGGGACTGAGACATGCGGACTGAGTGAATTAGAAAATGCAGGAAATACTTAAATCCGCATAAGCAAAATGCTTGCAAATCGTGCGGGAATACCCTGATTTATCAACAACTTCGCATTGTTTTTGGTTGTCGGCCCTTGTAAATGGCGACTCCATTCGAGCAAACTAGCGGCGGTAGAAAGCGACGGAAGGAAAAAATCCAACTTAGAAGTGGGGCGTGTGATGCGAGACAAGGAAGACGAACGCGTCGACGGCGGCCGCCGTACCTGGCTGATCGCGACGACCGTAACAGGTGGCATCGGAGGAGTCGCCACCGTAATACCCTTTGTTGGTTCATTTGCACCATCGGAAAAGGCCAAGGCCGCGGGCGCGCCCGTCCAGGTCGATATCAGCGGCTTGAAGCCGGGCGACATGATGACGGTCGCGTGGCGCGGCAAGCCGGTGTGGATTCTGAACCGCACCGACAAGATGCTCGCCGATGTTCAGAAAGCCGATAACGAAGTCGCAGACCCGCAATCCAAGAATCCGTTTTCGATGCCGATGCCGGAGTACTGCAAGAACGAATTCCGTTCGCGGCCCGATCACAAGAATGTTCTCGTTACCGTTGCGGTATGCACCCATCTGGGCTGCACGCCGACACCGCGCTTCCAGGAGGGCGCGCAGCCCAATCTTCCGGACGACTGGCCAGGCGGTTTCCTGTGCCCGTGCCATGGCTCGACCTATGATCTGGCCGGCCGCGTCTTCAAGAACAAACCTGCGCCGCAGAACCTCGACATCCCGCCTTATATGTTCGTGGGCGAAACGCTCGTGATCGGCAAGGACGAGAAAGGAGAAGCGTAATGGCGACGACCGAAAAAGATGTGGAGACAACATCGGGGCTCGTGGGGTGGATCGATCGGCGCTTTCCGATGACGTCCACGTGGAAGGCCCACCTTTCCGAGTACTACGCGCCGAAGAATTTCAACTTCTGGTACTTCTTCGGCTCGCTCGCGCTGCTCGTGCTGGTCAATCAGATCGTCACCGGCATCTTCCTCACGATGAACTACAAGCCCGATTCGATGCTCGCGTTCGCATCGGTCGAGTACATCATGCGCGAGGTGCCGTGGGGCTGGCTGATCCGGTATATGCACTCGACCGGCGCGTCGATGTTCTTCGTCGTCGTGTACCTGCATATGTTTCGCGGGCTCCTGTACGGCTCGTATCGCAAGCCGCGCGAGCTGGTGTGGATTTTCGGCTGTGCGATTTTCCTCTGCCTGATGGCTGAAGCGTTTTTCGGCTACCTGCTGCCGTGGGGGCAGATGTCGTACTGGGGCGCGCAGGTCATCGTGAACCTGTTTTCGGCGATTCCGTTTATCGGCCCGGACCTGTCGCTGTGGATTCGCGGCGATTACGTGGTGTCGGACGTCACGCTGAACCGCTTCTTCGCGTTCCACGTGATTGCGATTCCGCTTGTGCTGATCGGCCTCGTGATCGCGCACATCGTCGCGTTGCACGAAGTCGGGTCGAACAACCCCGACGGCATCGAGATCAAGGCGAAAAAGGACGCAAACGGCATCCCGCTCGACGGCATTCCGTTTCACCCGTACTACTCGGTGCACGACTTCATGGGCGTGTGCGTGTTCCTGATCGTGTTCGCGGCGATTATCTTCTTCGCGCCGGAAATGGGCGGCTACTTCCTCGAAGCGAACAACTTCGTGCCGGCCAATCCGCTGCAGACGCCGCCGGAAATTGCGCCGGTCTGGTACTTCACCGCGTTTTACGCGATGCTGCGCGCCACGACCGACCCGTTCAAGATCGTGCTGATGATCATCGTCCTGCTGCTCGGTCTGTTCGCGCTCGTGCGCGCGCGCGGCAAGTGGCGCATCGGCTTGCCGGTGCTCGCGGTGCTCGTCGTGCTGGCGATGTATTTCACCGAGTCGAAGTTCTGGGGCGTGGTGGTGATGGGCAGCGCGGTCGTCTCGCTGTTCTTCCTGCCGTGGCTCGACCGCTCGCCGGTCAAGTCGATCCGCTACCGGCCGTTCTTCCACAAGGTGTTCTACGCGATCTTCGTGCTTGCGTTCCTGACGCTCGCGTTTCTCGGCACGAAGCCGCCTTCGCCGGCGGGGACGGTCATCGCGCAGATCTGCGCACTGGTGTACTTCGCGTTCTTCCTCGGCATGCCGTTCTGGACGCCGCTTGGCAATTTCAAGCAGCCGCCCGAACGAGTGCGGTTCAAACCCCACTGAATGCCACGCGAGGAGAACCCGAACATGAAAAAACTGTTTTCGATGCTCGCGCTGTTAGGCGCGATGCTGTGCACGCTGACGGCTGCCCCGGTTTTTGCGGAGGAGAATGTACCGCTGGACCGGGCGCCCGATAACACGGACAATTTTGCTTCGCTGCAACATGGCGCCCAATTGTTTGTAAACTATTGCCTGAATTGCCACAGTGCGAACCTGATGCGGTACAGCCGGCTGCAGGATCTCGGCATCTCGCAGAAGGAAATCGAGCAAAACCTGATGTTCACGTCGGACAAGATCGGCAGCACGATGTCGATCGCGATGCATCCGGACGACGCGAAATCGTGGTTCGGCGCGACGCCGCCCGATCTGACGGTCGAGGCGCGTGCGCGCAGTGCGGCCTGGCTCTACACGTATCTGCGCAGCTTCTACCGCGACGATACGCGGCCCACGGGCTGGAACAATCTCGTCTACGAGAACGTGAGCATGCCGAATGTGCTGTGGCAGTTGCAGGGGCAGCGCACCGCGAAGTTCGAAGAGGAAACCGACGAACGGACGGGCGAAAAGATGCGCAAGTTCACGGGCTTCCAGCAGGCGAGCCCGGGGACGTTGTCGCCGGTAGATTATGATTCGGCTGTGGCCGATCTGGTCGCGTACCTGTCGTGGATGGCCGAGCCGACGCAGAAGATCCGCCAGCAGCTTGGCGTGTGGGTTCTGCTGTTCCTCGGTCTGTTGAGCTTTTTCGCCTGGCGACTGAACGCCGCGTACTGGAAAGATATCAAATAAACACACCGTAGCGGGTGTGGGGCCGGTGCAAGGAAAGACCGCACAGGAGAACCTGTGAGGCCGGTTTTTCCGCGTGCTGGCCCTTCAGCTTTTTGAGGAAACGCAAAAATGATGGTTCTGTATTCCGGCACTACGTGCCCGTTCTCCCAGCGTTGCCGGCTGGTGTTGTTCGAGAAGGGCATGGATTTCGAAATTCGCGACGTCGATCTGTTCAACAAGCCCGAAGACATCGCGGTGATGAATCCGTACGGTCAGGTACCGATTCTCGTCGAGCGTGACCTGATCCTGTACGAATCGAACATCATCAACGAGTACATCGACGAGCGCTTCCCGCACCCGCAACTGATGCCGGCCGACCCGGTGCAGCGCGCCCGGGCGCGCCTGTTCCTGCTGAACTTTGAGAAGGAACTGTTCGTGCACGTCGGCACGCTCGAGAACGAGAAGGGCAAGGCGGCCGAGAAGAATCACGAAAAGGCACGCCTCGCGATCCGCGACCGCCTCACGCAGCTCGCGCCGATTTTCCTGAAGAACAAGTACATGCTCGGCGAAGAATTTTCGATGCTCGACGTCGCGATCGCGCCGTTGCTGTGGCGCCTCGACCACTACGGCATTGAGCTGTCGAAGAACGCGGCGCCGCTGATGAAGTACGCCGAGCGTATCTTCAGCCGTCCGGCGTATATCGAAGCGCTGACGCCGTCGGAAAAGGTAATGCGTCGTTGAGTTTTTGCGTGTGTTGAGTTTGGCGCGCGGCGGCTGCCGCCGCCGTGGCCCCTTTGGCCGCCGAGGCCGCCGTGGCTGTCCGCCCGGCACGAGGACTGTTGATGCAAGAAATTTCCACGAAGCCGTACCTGCTGCGCGCGCTGTACGAATGGTGTACCGACAACGGCTACACGCCGCATATCGCGGTGCGGGTCGATAACCAGACACGCGTGCCGCGCCAGTTCGTGCGCGACAACGAGATCGTGCTGAACATCAGTTTCGAAGCAACGAGCCAGTTGCAGATGGGCAATGAGTGGATCGAGTTCAGCGCGCGGTTCTCCGGCAAGTCGCACAAGATCGAGGTGCCGGTGGCGAACGTGCTCGCGATCTACGCGCGGGAAAACGGACAGGGCATGGCGTTCCCGGTTGATTCGACCGGTGGCGAGGCGACCGATTCGGAAGCGGAAGGCGACGAGGTGCCTGCCGAAGAGGCCGGCGAGCCCGCGCCGGCCGCGGCCGCGCCCGATGCTGCGAGCAGCGAGCAGGGCGCGCCAAGCAGCGTTCAGAGCGATGACGGTCCACGTCCGGACGACGACGGCGGCAAAGGTGGAAGAGGTCACCTCAAGGTCGTGAAATGAAGTAGAATCGCGGTCTTACGCCGGCTTAGCTCATCTGGTAGAGCAGTTGATTTGTAATCATCAGGTGGCGGGTTCGAGTCCTGCAGCCGGCACCAAAC from Paraburkholderia edwinii includes the following:
- the petA gene encoding ubiquinol-cytochrome c reductase iron-sulfur subunit — encoded protein: MRDKEDERVDGGRRTWLIATTVTGGIGGVATVIPFVGSFAPSEKAKAAGAPVQVDISGLKPGDMMTVAWRGKPVWILNRTDKMLADVQKADNEVADPQSKNPFSMPMPEYCKNEFRSRPDHKNVLVTVAVCTHLGCTPTPRFQEGAQPNLPDDWPGGFLCPCHGSTYDLAGRVFKNKPAPQNLDIPPYMFVGETLVIGKDEKGEA
- a CDS encoding ClpXP protease specificity-enhancing factor, coding for MQEISTKPYLLRALYEWCTDNGYTPHIAVRVDNQTRVPRQFVRDNEIVLNISFEATSQLQMGNEWIEFSARFSGKSHKIEVPVANVLAIYARENGQGMAFPVDSTGGEATDSEAEGDEVPAEEAGEPAPAAAAPDAASSEQGAPSSVQSDDGPRPDDDGGKGGRGHLKVVK
- a CDS encoding cytochrome b, producing the protein MATTEKDVETTSGLVGWIDRRFPMTSTWKAHLSEYYAPKNFNFWYFFGSLALLVLVNQIVTGIFLTMNYKPDSMLAFASVEYIMREVPWGWLIRYMHSTGASMFFVVVYLHMFRGLLYGSYRKPRELVWIFGCAIFLCLMAEAFFGYLLPWGQMSYWGAQVIVNLFSAIPFIGPDLSLWIRGDYVVSDVTLNRFFAFHVIAIPLVLIGLVIAHIVALHEVGSNNPDGIEIKAKKDANGIPLDGIPFHPYYSVHDFMGVCVFLIVFAAIIFFAPEMGGYFLEANNFVPANPLQTPPEIAPVWYFTAFYAMLRATTDPFKIVLMIIVLLLGLFALVRARGKWRIGLPVLAVLVVLAMYFTESKFWGVVVMGSAVVSLFFLPWLDRSPVKSIRYRPFFHKVFYAIFVLAFLTLAFLGTKPPSPAGTVIAQICALVYFAFFLGMPFWTPLGNFKQPPERVRFKPH
- a CDS encoding glutathione S-transferase N-terminal domain-containing protein, producing MMVLYSGTTCPFSQRCRLVLFEKGMDFEIRDVDLFNKPEDIAVMNPYGQVPILVERDLILYESNIINEYIDERFPHPQLMPADPVQRARARLFLLNFEKELFVHVGTLENEKGKAAEKNHEKARLAIRDRLTQLAPIFLKNKYMLGEEFSMLDVAIAPLLWRLDHYGIELSKNAAPLMKYAERIFSRPAYIEALTPSEKVMRR
- a CDS encoding cytochrome c1, producing the protein MKKLFSMLALLGAMLCTLTAAPVFAEENVPLDRAPDNTDNFASLQHGAQLFVNYCLNCHSANLMRYSRLQDLGISQKEIEQNLMFTSDKIGSTMSIAMHPDDAKSWFGATPPDLTVEARARSAAWLYTYLRSFYRDDTRPTGWNNLVYENVSMPNVLWQLQGQRTAKFEEETDERTGEKMRKFTGFQQASPGTLSPVDYDSAVADLVAYLSWMAEPTQKIRQQLGVWVLLFLGLLSFFAWRLNAAYWKDIK